From the Rhinolophus sinicus isolate RSC01 linkage group LG02, ASM3656204v1, whole genome shotgun sequence genome, one window contains:
- the DEPDC4 gene encoding LOW QUALITY PROTEIN: DEP domain-containing protein 4 (The sequence of the model RefSeq protein was modified relative to this genomic sequence to represent the inferred CDS: substituted 1 base at 1 genomic stop codon), with protein sequence RHFLLARKGRGGAILGSPPPRARWRRGYGPGEEPARELRAVLLTPLFGALGSQIELRRAAPRGPSSRGGFCRKTRTGIHLCQVLMNHKVFEAIEMKLFKNEKELEFEASKYCLYRFLGNKSTYVFCKRKRMLRMDSTEDVWKQQTLLHILQMIHLPFLENILEPPVKTQNLQLTKEEDLVISNACLDREVIPSLCLPRIDNWLKAVTECLEYFPHQLIVLVSQQLVQNRNEEMRLNIQKKILFDVIVKCYNQERLLTDEYFDIHSGITELLGKRCLNLNFLHNKEHKIRTEALEATHLYLRLLLPNIREELQQLLTFMAMTSEPNTYKLQKQYNKTVVLKTLAKAVLQMKSLFKVXAEELVWFLLGCHPELFEVSLAFCLGTFVTKLLVSSKKANYSLNNLLSTSNVQSLKEYLPTKEKKADLILFANILISSTHFWCIKILFDNAGCNYASVWHII encoded by the exons CGTCACTTCCTGCTGGCTCGGAAGGGGCGGGGTGGGGCCATCCTTGGCTCCCCGCCCCCGAGAGCAAGGTGGAGGCGGGGTTACGGGCCGGGGGAGGAGCCGGCACGCGAGCTTCGGGCGGTTCTTTTGACTCCGCTGTTCGGTGCCCTTGGCAGCCAGATCGAGCTTCGCCGCGCAGCACCTCGCGGGCCGAGCTCTAGAGGTGGCTTCTGCCGGAAAACGAGGACAG GAATTCATCTTTGCCAAGTTCTAATGAACCATAAAGTATTTGAAGCCATAGAAATGAAGctattcaaaaatgaaaaggaattggAATTTGAAGCTTCCAAATATTGTCTCTACAGGTTTCTAGGCAATAAATCAACTTATgttttttgcaaaagaaaaaggatgCTGAGAATGGATT ctaCAGAAGATGTCTGGAAACAACAAACATTGTTACATATTCTTCAAATGATTCATCTTCcattcttggaaaatattttggagcCTCCAGTCAAAACACAAAATCTTCAATTAACTAAAGAGGAAGATCTTGTTATCTCAAATGCCTGTCTAGACAGAGAGGTTATTCCAAGTTTATGTCTCC ccAGGATTGATAACTGGCTTAAGGCAGTAACTGAATGCTTGGAATATTTCCCTCACCAGTTAATAGTTTTGGTTAGTCAGCAGTTAgtgcaaaacagaaatgaagagatGAGATTGAATATACAGAAGAAGATACTCTTTGATGTCATAGTAAAGTGTTATAATCAAGAGAGATTGTTAACTGATGAGTATTTTGATATTCATTCAGGAATTACTGAACTTTTAGGTAAGAGATGTTTAAACCTTAATTTTTTGCataataaagaacat AAAATAAGAACAGAAGCACTTGAAGCGACACACCTATATCTAAGATTGTTGTTGCCCAACATTAGAGAAGAATTACAACAGCTACTTACCTTTATGGCTATGACATCAGAACCTAATACTTACAAGTTAcaaaaacag TATAACAAAACTGTGGTCCTGAAAACTCTTGCCAAAGCAGTTTTGCAAATGAAATCATTATTTAAAGTATAGGCAGAAGAACTCGTCTGGTTTCTACTGGGGTGTCACCCTGAGCTCTTCGAGGTATCTCTGGCATTTTGTCTGGGCACATTTGTTACTAAGCTATTAGTGTCAAGCAAAAAGGCAAATTATTCACTTaataatttattgagtacctctAATGTGCAAAGTTTGAAGGAGTACCTACCCactaaagagaagaaagcagacttaatattatttgcaaatatattaatttcttcaACCCATTTTTGGTGCATCAAAATACTGTTTGATAATGCTGGATGTAATTATGCAAGTGTTTGGCatattatatga